From Bacteroidota bacterium, a single genomic window includes:
- a CDS encoding insulinase family protein: protein MKQLLKPALLLALLFTFGLGTLQAQKEKIKQAALYNTVTYTSEDGKYTWFSVVGDPLNTRIYNLKNGLTVYLTVNKSEPRIQTNIAVRTGSNNDPKDCTGLAHYLEHLLFKGTDRYGSLDYAKEKPLLDQIEKLYEQYRATTDEAKRKQIYAQIDKVSGEAAKYAIASEYDKMLSSIGAKGTNAYTSVERTVYINDIPSNMIGKWLKIEGERFRNPVLRLFHTELEAVYEEKNISLDNDRRAVYAKLMETVFPSHNYGQQTTIGTVEHLKNPSIIKIKEYFKNYYVPNNMALCLSGDFDPDQVIRLIDQNFGGFQTKPVIPYNGPVEEPLTGIQRLEVFGPEAEFVNIGFRVPGVAHADMPAIEMIDYLLSNSTAGLIDLNLVKQQKVLDAYGYTMINKDYGVYMLGGSPKEGQTLEALEELLIGQLIKIKKGEFDESALAAVVNDMEIQQMRQFESNRGRTGGYIEAFITNQEWADYIQKVAKMRKLTKDDIIRVAKQYYNDNYVVVYKRTGERANVQKVVKPQITPVEVNREAQSEFLKGLVAMEAPAIAPRFLDYNKDIEKSSLKSGVTMHYVKNDENSLFSLYYLLDFGKNQDKQLAFAIEYLPFLGTDKYSADDISKKFYELGTTFDVSSGDDQIYVYVSGLAKNFDASVELFEHLLKNAKPDDAALASLIDRTVKSRNDLKLNKGAILWRGMQSYGMYGAKNPFNDILQEDQLRSIKAQALVDKIKTITDYQHKVLYYGPAAAAEVATTLNRLHITPAQLTAVPRENPYQHTQTTKTKVYFVNYDMVQAEILWLSRSVDYDPTMYKNIRMFNEYYGGNMSSIVFQTIRESKALAYSTFSSFVTPAKIKEPFFVQAYVGTQADKLNDAIVGMFELLNEIPKSENLFENSKASIKNKIDTERIIRTGILFNYETALRHAVSTDQRQEIYEALEKLTFADVQAFHKQYVAGKQFNLLVLGSKDKIDMKALSQYGEVVELSLLDLFGY, encoded by the coding sequence ATGAAGCAATTGTTGAAACCAGCCCTGTTGCTGGCTTTACTGTTTACATTCGGCTTGGGAACGCTCCAAGCCCAAAAGGAAAAGATCAAACAGGCGGCGTTGTACAATACCGTGACCTACACTTCCGAGGACGGCAAATACACATGGTTTTCGGTCGTAGGTGATCCGCTGAATACGCGAATTTATAACCTGAAAAACGGCCTGACCGTGTACCTGACGGTCAATAAAAGCGAGCCACGCATCCAGACAAACATCGCTGTCCGTACCGGTAGCAACAACGATCCCAAGGATTGCACAGGCTTGGCCCACTATCTGGAGCACCTGTTGTTTAAGGGTACGGATCGCTACGGTTCATTGGACTATGCCAAGGAAAAGCCGTTGTTGGACCAAATCGAGAAGCTTTACGAGCAATACCGCGCCACGACCGACGAGGCAAAACGCAAGCAGATTTATGCGCAAATCGACAAGGTTTCCGGTGAAGCTGCCAAGTATGCCATCGCCAGCGAATATGACAAGATGCTTTCTTCCATCGGCGCCAAAGGCACCAATGCCTATACCTCTGTCGAACGCACCGTTTATATCAATGATATTCCGAGCAATATGATTGGAAAGTGGCTCAAGATCGAAGGCGAACGCTTTCGCAATCCTGTTTTGCGCCTTTTTCATACCGAATTGGAAGCAGTTTACGAGGAGAAGAACATTTCGCTCGACAATGACCGCCGCGCAGTCTATGCAAAGCTGATGGAAACGGTATTCCCATCCCACAATTACGGTCAGCAAACCACCATCGGTACCGTTGAGCACCTGAAAAACCCTTCGATCATCAAGATCAAGGAGTATTTCAAGAACTATTACGTCCCCAATAACATGGCATTGTGTCTTTCAGGAGACTTTGATCCAGACCAAGTGATCCGGTTGATCGATCAGAATTTTGGAGGATTTCAGACCAAGCCGGTCATTCCTTACAATGGCCCCGTCGAGGAGCCATTGACCGGGATTCAGCGTTTGGAGGTGTTTGGTCCAGAAGCCGAATTTGTCAACATCGGTTTCCGCGTGCCGGGCGTCGCACATGCAGACATGCCTGCCATCGAGATGATTGACTATCTGCTGAGCAATTCGACGGCGGGCTTGATCGACTTGAATTTGGTCAAGCAGCAGAAGGTATTGGACGCCTACGGCTATACGATGATCAACAAGGACTATGGCGTGTACATGTTGGGCGGTTCCCCCAAGGAGGGGCAAACCCTGGAGGCATTGGAGGAACTGCTGATCGGGCAATTGATCAAGATCAAAAAGGGCGAATTTGACGAATCTGCACTTGCTGCCGTCGTGAATGACATGGAAATCCAGCAAATGCGCCAATTTGAAAGCAATCGCGGCCGCACAGGTGGCTATATCGAGGCTTTTATCACCAATCAAGAATGGGCCGACTATATTCAGAAGGTTGCCAAAATGCGCAAACTGACCAAGGATGACATTATCCGCGTCGCCAAGCAATACTACAACGACAACTATGTCGTGGTGTACAAAAGGACCGGGGAGCGTGCCAATGTCCAAAAGGTCGTGAAGCCACAAATCACGCCTGTGGAAGTAAACCGCGAGGCACAAAGCGAATTCCTCAAAGGACTCGTTGCCATGGAAGCTCCCGCGATCGCGCCACGTTTCCTCGACTACAACAAAGACATTGAAAAGTCTTCGCTCAAGTCAGGCGTGACGATGCATTATGTCAAAAACGACGAGAATTCGCTGTTTTCCCTCTATTATTTGCTGGATTTCGGGAAGAATCAAGACAAGCAACTTGCATTTGCCATCGAGTATCTTCCCTTCCTCGGAACGGATAAATATTCGGCTGACGACATTTCCAAGAAGTTTTATGAGCTCGGAACCACCTTTGATGTGAGTTCGGGCGATGACCAGATTTATGTGTACGTCAGCGGATTGGCCAAAAATTTTGATGCAAGTGTCGAGCTGTTTGAGCATCTGCTGAAGAATGCGAAGCCTGACGATGCTGCCTTGGCGAGCCTGATCGACCGTACCGTGAAGTCACGCAACGATTTGAAGCTCAACAAGGGTGCGATTCTTTGGAGGGGTATGCAAAGCTATGGCATGTATGGCGCCAAAAACCCATTCAACGATATCTTGCAAGAAGATCAGTTGAGATCCATCAAGGCTCAGGCTTTGGTCGACAAGATCAAAACGATTACGGATTATCAGCACAAAGTGCTTTACTACGGCCCTGCAGCGGCTGCCGAGGTTGCCACTACGCTGAACCGCCTGCATATCACGCCGGCGCAGTTGACAGCAGTACCAAGGGAAAATCCCTATCAGCATACACAGACCACCAAAACCAAGGTGTATTTTGTGAATTACGACATGGTGCAGGCCGAGATTCTCTGGCTGTCACGCTCAGTGGACTACGATCCTACGATGTACAAAAACATCCGTATGTTCAATGAATACTACGGTGGAAACATGTCCAGCATTGTTTTTCAGACAATTCGCGAATCCAAGGCACTTGCCTATTCGACCTTCAGCAGCTTTGTGACACCTGCCAAAATCAAGGAGCCGTTTTTTGTGCAGGCTTATGTTGGCACCCAGGCCGACAAACTCAACGACGCCATCGTCGGCATGTTTGAGTTGCTGAATGAGATCCCCAAATCGGAAAATCTCTTTGAGAATTCGAAGGCATCGATCAAAAATAAGATTGATACTGAGCGGATTATTCGCACGGGCATCCTGTTTAACTACGAAACGGCCCTGCGCCATGCGGTGAGCACCGATCAGCGTCAGGAAATCTACGAAGCACTCGAAAAACTGACATTTGCCGACGTGCAGGCTTTTCACAAGCAGTATGTCGCTGGCAAGCAATTCAATTTGTTGGTACTCGGCAGCAAAGACAAGATCGATATGAAGGCACTTTCGCAATATGGCGAAGTGGTGGAATTGAGCTTGTTGGACTTGTTTGGGTATTGA
- a CDS encoding GAF domain-containing protein, with protein MAESISLLSEATRAEQYRSLLPQIAALIEDEPDLIANLANVAAVLKEAFGFFWVGFYLMKDGELVLGPFQGPLACTRIALGRGVCGAAAQQRETLVVPDVELFPGHIACSSLSRSEIVVPMIANDQILGVLDVDSEHLAHFDGVDAEWLAKIVNTVVDRHW; from the coding sequence ATGGCTGAATCCATTTCCTTGTTGTCAGAGGCCACCCGCGCCGAACAGTACCGCAGTCTTTTACCGCAAATTGCTGCACTCATCGAGGACGAGCCCGATCTGATCGCCAACCTTGCGAATGTGGCTGCCGTGCTGAAAGAGGCGTTTGGCTTCTTTTGGGTAGGCTTTTACCTGATGAAAGACGGCGAATTGGTTTTGGGTCCGTTCCAAGGGCCACTTGCTTGCACGCGTATCGCGCTCGGGCGGGGCGTATGCGGCGCAGCTGCCCAACAACGCGAGACCTTGGTCGTTCCCGACGTCGAATTGTTTCCCGGACACATTGCATGCAGCAGCCTCAGCAGGTCAGAAATTGTCGTGCCGATGATTGCCAACGACCAAATTTTGGGCGTTCTCGACGTGGATTCAGAGCACCTCGCGCACTTCGACGGGGTGGATGCGGAATGGCTAGCCAAGATTGTCAACACAGTGGTGGACAGACATTGGTAA
- a CDS encoding ATP-binding protein yields the protein MGTKAHFRVDTKLAALLGENYRSTEYALKELIDNAWDADAENVWIYLPAPLTADPIIIIDDGLGMTERELTEGYLKIASDRRTRKGERTLRFNRRVKGRKGIGKFAGLVSANVMEISTRSNGKKTKISIVKADLLSSDKDLEKIDLPMSSEACPDDQHGTAIKLTDLNQNLSFPDPNVLKQILFLEYGRQANFRIFVNEEALDIEDLPGETIIEESDLNELGVVKMKFTITDKRSPKQSGIAVRVNGKIVGKPHHFGLENSDEIPTKLLSRVYGEVETDGLEDAVTADWGAIIENSKAWQKLEAFVRFRLLKALKAKHKAEIGIAQARWKLLINRELDKLPPHKRPFAATALDKVLKKFYDQKEEHVRSIIAMVFDLLKDANIRA from the coding sequence ATGGGAACGAAGGCCCACTTTAGGGTGGATACCAAACTGGCTGCATTGTTGGGCGAAAATTATCGCTCGACCGAATATGCATTGAAGGAACTGATCGACAATGCTTGGGATGCGGATGCGGAAAATGTCTGGATTTACCTTCCCGCGCCGCTCACCGCCGACCCGATCATCATCATCGACGATGGACTGGGCATGACCGAGCGGGAATTGACCGAAGGCTACCTCAAAATCGCATCTGACCGGCGCACACGCAAGGGCGAGCGCACACTTCGATTCAACCGACGCGTCAAGGGACGCAAGGGAATTGGCAAATTTGCAGGGCTTGTCTCCGCAAATGTCATGGAGATCAGTACCCGATCCAACGGCAAAAAAACCAAAATCAGCATTGTCAAGGCCGATTTGCTGAGCTCTGACAAGGATTTGGAGAAAATTGATCTCCCGATGAGTTCGGAGGCTTGCCCCGACGATCAGCATGGCACAGCCATCAAGCTTACCGACCTCAACCAGAATCTCAGCTTTCCAGACCCCAATGTCTTGAAGCAAATTCTCTTCCTGGAATACGGCCGACAAGCCAATTTCCGGATCTTCGTCAACGAGGAAGCGCTTGACATTGAGGATCTCCCCGGAGAAACCATCATCGAGGAAAGCGACCTCAACGAATTGGGAGTCGTGAAAATGAAGTTCACGATCACGGACAAACGTTCGCCCAAACAAAGCGGCATCGCCGTGCGTGTCAATGGCAAAATCGTGGGCAAACCCCATCATTTCGGGCTCGAGAACTCCGACGAGATTCCGACAAAATTGCTGTCCAGAGTCTATGGAGAGGTAGAAACCGACGGACTCGAAGATGCTGTCACTGCGGACTGGGGCGCCATCATTGAAAACTCAAAGGCTTGGCAGAAGCTCGAAGCATTTGTGCGTTTCCGACTTCTGAAGGCGCTCAAGGCGAAACATAAAGCCGAAATCGGCATCGCGCAAGCGCGCTGGAAACTCTTGATCAACCGGGAGCTGGACAAACTTCCGCCCCATAAGCGCCCGTTTGCCGCAACGGCACTCGACAAAGTGCTCAAAAAATTCTACGACCAAAAGGAGGAGCATGTGCGGTCGATCATCGCAATGGTTTTCGATTTGCTCAAAGATGCCAATATTCGGGCATAG
- a CDS encoding gliding motility-associated C-terminal domain-containing protein: MQQHTRRLLFVFAALFLIGNWVAASGHSDSSAIRFIENKGQWEPQVLFVADIPMGRVFLEKDRLTYAFCDVSNLHDQMFHNPPGKPVDSTIDCHAFAVKFAGAQSPDLILGEQKVPEYHNYYHGNVPEKWASEVPMFQQVRYKNLYPGVDFVIYAHGLGLKYDFVVHPNADAGRIKLAYEGLDALGIEKGQLKMVTSINEIREERPIAFQKDQPLPCSFSLTGNELSFFFPEGYDGKSELVIDPTLVFSTFTGSTANNFGFSATYDASGNLYAGGIAYAQGYPVSLGAYQTNFRGGFDVSITKFSATGAMLYSTYLGGSNPDQPHSMVVDVFGNLFVFGMTRSNDFPTTQGRYDATLNGATDIYVSKLNPGGTSLMASTYVGGDGLDAFNIDNSYTQNSIKHNYGDDARGEIVSDQFGNVYIASCTRSGNFPTTPGAFRPQISSVQDGVVFKMNPGLTQLLWSTHLGGNGDDAAYSLKLDANQGVYVTGGTASSNFPTTPATVSPAKPGGIDGFLTHLNPQGTGLVSSTYIGTPQYDQCYFVEIDQDGDVYIVGQTDGNFLRTPGVWSAGTTGQFIQKLDPDLSIIHYSTVFGNGNGVSISPTAFLVDVCEYVYVSGWGGATNFMGNTLGLPTTPNAIQQSTDGSDLYLIVLQNDAVALNFATFMGGSLSNEHVDGGTSRFSKHAEVYQAVCAGCWNNSDFPTTPGAYSPNNNAGQGGCNLACFKMDLELEGIVADFQPVPALGGCAPHTVQFQNQSTGGVSFFWNFDDPSSGGANTAATFNASHTFQFPGTYNVMLIVADPNSCNELDTSYRTINVYPYPVLTLTPDTSFCEGQGITLQAAGGQFFQWSPPIGLSSTTTGTTFANPAASQTYTVITTNPGGCADTGQVTISILPLPTANAGTGGFICPGDSVQLGASGGGFYNWSNPTTLSNNAIPNPFAFPTQTTNYTLTVTALNGCTDTDTVTVQVSTVLAQPGPDIDLCIGDGIPLNGSGGGTYLWQPPTGLSATNIANPVASPTVNTTYTLTVTDAFGCSHTDSLRVTVHPLPVIDVGPDFVMCENDTVQLTATGAATYSWSPPTALSNPNSGSPLTYPSSDITYIVTGTDIYGCRDQDTLSIDVMPAPVAQAWGGTVICEDSSIQVFASGGNSYAWSPAIVFNDPQLQNPVAVLTQTTDLIVTVFGANGCRDWDTVNVPVTPTPVAQITGPPLLCRGERTVLLGSGGDILLWSTGESTVRIDVFPSQTTLYTLTTFVDGCPSLPDSLVMTVDTMLPIADFFADPDSGILPFSTTFFNQSQLGSSWLWDFGDGNGSTSFSPSHEYQDTGRFDVLLIVTSATGCRDSAVQRVIVGADFTIYIPNAFTPNGDGLNDFFFVKWIGVKEFHVMLFDRWGMMIYESFDPDFQWDGSLHDKGVQEGVYTYVIEARGYLSEKVKRAGTVTLLR; this comes from the coding sequence ATGCAGCAACACACGCGACGACTCCTTTTTGTTTTTGCAGCCTTGTTCTTGATCGGGAATTGGGTGGCCGCTTCAGGTCATTCAGACTCCTCAGCGATTCGCTTTATCGAAAATAAAGGGCAATGGGAGCCGCAGGTGCTTTTTGTTGCTGACATTCCGATGGGAAGGGTCTTTTTGGAAAAGGACAGGCTCACCTACGCTTTTTGCGATGTGAGCAACCTCCACGACCAAATGTTTCACAACCCTCCCGGCAAACCTGTCGATTCCACGATTGATTGCCATGCCTTCGCGGTAAAGTTTGCCGGCGCGCAATCTCCAGATCTTATTCTCGGCGAACAAAAAGTCCCTGAATACCACAACTATTACCATGGGAACGTCCCTGAAAAGTGGGCCTCAGAGGTGCCGATGTTCCAGCAAGTGCGGTACAAAAACCTCTATCCAGGAGTTGATTTTGTGATCTATGCCCACGGGCTTGGCTTGAAGTATGATTTTGTCGTGCATCCCAACGCTGATGCGGGTAGAATCAAACTGGCCTATGAGGGTCTGGATGCGCTTGGAATCGAAAAGGGTCAGTTGAAAATGGTCACTTCGATCAACGAGATCCGCGAGGAACGGCCCATCGCCTTTCAAAAAGATCAGCCGCTGCCTTGTTCCTTCAGCTTGACAGGAAATGAACTCAGCTTCTTTTTTCCAGAAGGATACGATGGCAAATCGGAGTTGGTCATTGATCCGACCTTGGTATTTTCGACGTTTACAGGCTCCACCGCTAACAATTTCGGCTTTTCAGCGACGTATGATGCGAGCGGAAATCTCTATGCGGGTGGCATTGCCTACGCGCAGGGATATCCTGTGTCGTTGGGGGCCTACCAAACCAATTTCCGGGGCGGATTTGACGTCTCCATTACCAAATTCAGCGCCACCGGTGCGATGCTGTACTCGACCTACTTGGGTGGCAGCAACCCTGATCAGCCTCATAGCATGGTCGTCGACGTGTTTGGTAACTTGTTTGTCTTTGGCATGACGCGGTCCAATGACTTTCCGACGACACAAGGCCGATACGATGCCACATTGAATGGGGCTACGGATATCTACGTGTCCAAGCTCAATCCTGGTGGAACGTCCTTGATGGCAAGTACTTACGTCGGCGGTGACGGCTTGGATGCCTTCAATATTGACAACAGCTACACACAAAACAGTATCAAGCACAATTACGGGGACGACGCCCGTGGGGAAATCGTTTCTGACCAATTTGGCAATGTTTACATTGCCTCGTGTACCCGATCAGGAAATTTTCCAACCACACCGGGGGCATTCCGTCCGCAAATATCCAGCGTTCAGGACGGCGTGGTTTTCAAAATGAATCCCGGATTGACGCAATTGCTTTGGAGCACGCACTTGGGCGGAAATGGAGATGATGCTGCCTATTCACTGAAACTCGATGCCAATCAGGGAGTGTACGTGACCGGCGGCACCGCAAGCTCGAATTTTCCAACGACACCGGCCACGGTTTCTCCAGCCAAACCAGGCGGCATCGACGGATTTCTCACGCATCTCAATCCGCAAGGAACCGGCCTCGTCTCGAGCACCTATATCGGGACACCGCAGTATGATCAATGTTATTTTGTCGAAATCGATCAGGATGGCGACGTGTATATTGTCGGTCAGACGGATGGCAACTTTTTGCGAACCCCGGGTGTTTGGAGCGCCGGCACCACAGGGCAGTTTATTCAAAAGCTTGATCCTGATCTCTCAATCATCCATTATTCCACCGTGTTTGGAAACGGGAATGGTGTAAGCATTTCACCGACGGCATTTTTGGTGGATGTCTGCGAATACGTGTATGTCTCAGGTTGGGGCGGTGCAACGAATTTCATGGGAAATACCCTTGGACTTCCGACCACTCCGAATGCCATTCAACAATCGACCGACGGCAGTGATTTGTATTTGATCGTCCTGCAAAATGATGCGGTTGCCTTGAACTTCGCTACGTTTATGGGCGGCTCCTTGAGCAACGAGCACGTGGACGGCGGCACGAGTCGGTTCAGCAAACATGCCGAAGTTTATCAGGCAGTCTGCGCCGGTTGCTGGAACAATTCCGATTTCCCGACGACGCCGGGGGCCTATTCCCCGAATAACAATGCCGGTCAGGGCGGCTGTAACCTTGCATGTTTCAAAATGGATCTGGAATTGGAAGGAATTGTGGCTGATTTTCAGCCGGTTCCTGCATTGGGTGGCTGTGCGCCACATACCGTGCAATTCCAGAATCAAAGTACGGGTGGCGTTTCCTTTTTCTGGAATTTTGATGACCCATCCTCCGGTGGAGCCAATACCGCCGCTACATTCAATGCCAGTCATACCTTTCAATTTCCAGGCACCTACAATGTCATGCTGATTGTGGCCGATCCCAATAGCTGCAATGAGCTCGATACCAGTTACCGCACCATCAATGTTTATCCTTATCCGGTTTTGACGCTTACGCCGGACACTAGCTTTTGCGAAGGGCAGGGAATCACATTGCAGGCAGCAGGCGGTCAATTTTTTCAATGGAGCCCGCCGATCGGGCTCAGCAGTACCACCACAGGAACGACATTTGCCAATCCTGCTGCAAGTCAGACCTATACTGTGATTACGACCAACCCGGGCGGCTGCGCCGATACGGGGCAAGTGACGATCAGCATATTGCCTTTGCCCACTGCGAATGCGGGTACAGGAGGGTTTATTTGCCCGGGTGACAGCGTGCAGCTCGGCGCAAGCGGCGGCGGATTCTACAATTGGAGCAATCCCACCACCTTGAGCAACAATGCCATACCCAATCCGTTTGCGTTTCCAACCCAGACCACCAATTACACCTTGACTGTCACGGCCTTGAATGGCTGCACAGACACGGATACTGTCACCGTACAAGTCAGCACGGTTTTGGCCCAACCCGGACCTGATATTGATCTTTGTATTGGAGATGGCATTCCGTTGAACGGTTCCGGTGGCGGAACCTATCTCTGGCAACCGCCAACGGGACTTTCTGCCACCAATATTGCCAATCCGGTTGCGAGCCCGACGGTAAACACGACCTATACGCTGACCGTCACCGACGCATTTGGCTGCTCGCATACCGACAGCCTCCGGGTGACCGTTCATCCACTGCCGGTGATTGATGTGGGTCCAGATTTTGTGATGTGCGAAAACGATACCGTACAACTGACTGCCACGGGTGCAGCGACCTATTCTTGGTCGCCGCCAACTGCCTTGAGCAACCCCAACAGTGGCTCGCCGCTCACTTACCCGAGCAGCGACATCACGTACATCGTGACAGGTACAGACATCTACGGCTGTCGCGATCAAGATACGCTTTCGATTGATGTGATGCCTGCGCCTGTGGCACAGGCTTGGGGTGGGACGGTGATCTGTGAAGATTCATCCATCCAAGTATTCGCTTCGGGAGGCAATTCCTATGCCTGGTCGCCAGCGATCGTGTTCAATGATCCACAATTGCAAAACCCGGTTGCGGTGCTCACGCAGACCACCGACCTGATTGTCACCGTATTTGGCGCCAACGGCTGCCGTGATTGGGACACCGTGAACGTGCCCGTAACACCCACACCTGTAGCGCAGATCACTGGCCCGCCGCTCCTTTGCCGTGGAGAACGTACCGTCCTGCTCGGATCAGGAGGGGATATTTTACTTTGGAGTACGGGAGAGTCGACCGTTAGAATCGATGTATTTCCCTCCCAAACAACGCTTTATACGCTTACTACGTTTGTTGACGGTTGCCCCAGTTTGCCCGACAGCTTGGTCATGACTGTAGACACAATGCTGCCGATTGCCGATTTTTTTGCCGATCCGGATTCAGGAATACTTCCGTTTTCGACTACTTTCTTTAATCAAAGCCAATTAGGGAGTTCTTGGCTTTGGGATTTTGGGGACGGCAATGGAAGCACATCCTTCAGTCCTTCCCATGAATATCAGGATACAGGCCGTTTTGATGTATTGTTGATCGTGACTTCTGCAACCGGATGCCGTGATTCGGCTGTGCAACGGGTGATTGTCGGCGCCGACTTTACGATTTATATTCCGAATGCATTTACCCCCAACGGCGACGGCCTCAACGATTTTTTCTTCGTCAAATGGATCGGTGTAAAGGAGTTCCACGTCATGTTGTTTGACCGATGGGGGATGATGATCTACGAGTCCTTTGATCCTGATTTTCAATGGGATGGTTCACTCCACGACAAGGGAGTGCAGGAGGGAGTCTACACTTATGTGATTGAGGCCAGAGGTTATCTCAGTGAAAAAGTAAAACGCGCCGGAACAGTTACGCTACTCAGGTAG
- a CDS encoding GH3 auxin-responsive promoter family protein yields MIPLSDAIKKRVAMAEAMRKLRKSPILGQDRTFTKLLVKAKDTAFGKYYGFEEILGSEDPLRRFRDTVPLSNYDTIHPWWQRAEQGEADICWPGKIKYFALSSGTSGAPSKNIPVTKDLIRATQQASVRQLLILRRFKVSPTIISKKVLTLSGSTTLQYYGNHYKGDVSGIHAKHIPRVIKTLQKPGRRISNATSWESRLRLMVQNAPKWDIGVVAGVPAWLDILMERIEERYGANSIHEIWPNFQAFIHGGVSIEPYRKKLQTHFTRDVAFVETYLASEGFIALQGHPDSKGMELLAEHGIFYEFLPFDDATFDQDGQLRDNHAQTFTLSEIELHKPYALVMSTCAGAWRYLIGDVVRFVNNDPYELIIDGRTKHFLSLVGEHLSVDNMTHALANTADRLGLNFPEFGVTGIPYEGRFGHQWYIACDEPADAAKVQQVLDEELAKVNDDYAVERKHALAYMFVKLLPSRVFIDYLDKLGKLGAQSKFPRVLKGKQLESWMEYLNLRGLA; encoded by the coding sequence ATGATTCCACTTTCAGATGCGATCAAGAAACGGGTCGCGATGGCCGAAGCGATGCGAAAACTTCGAAAAAGTCCGATTCTGGGACAAGACCGCACTTTTACAAAGTTGCTTGTCAAGGCAAAAGACACCGCATTCGGCAAATACTACGGATTTGAGGAAATTTTGGGCTCTGAAGATCCCCTCAGGCGGTTTCGCGATACCGTGCCACTGAGCAACTATGACACGATCCACCCTTGGTGGCAACGTGCCGAGCAAGGCGAAGCCGATATCTGTTGGCCGGGGAAAATCAAATATTTCGCCTTGAGCTCAGGTACCTCAGGTGCGCCGTCCAAGAACATCCCCGTGACCAAAGACCTGATTCGGGCGACGCAGCAGGCGAGCGTTCGGCAGTTGTTGATCTTGCGACGGTTCAAGGTGAGCCCGACGATCATCAGCAAAAAAGTCCTGACCCTTAGTGGTTCGACGACTTTGCAGTACTATGGAAATCACTACAAGGGTGACGTGAGCGGGATTCACGCGAAGCATATACCACGGGTAATCAAAACCTTACAGAAGCCTGGCCGACGCATTTCCAATGCCACAAGCTGGGAAAGCAGGCTGCGTTTGATGGTTCAAAATGCGCCGAAATGGGACATCGGCGTCGTTGCCGGGGTTCCGGCTTGGCTCGACATCCTGATGGAACGCATCGAGGAACGTTACGGAGCGAACAGCATTCACGAGATTTGGCCCAATTTTCAGGCATTTATCCACGGGGGTGTTTCGATCGAACCTTACCGCAAAAAGCTGCAAACGCATTTCACTCGCGACGTGGCATTCGTGGAAACCTATCTCGCGTCGGAAGGATTTATCGCATTGCAAGGCCATCCGGATTCCAAGGGAATGGAATTGCTTGCCGAGCATGGCATTTTCTACGAATTTTTGCCTTTTGACGATGCCACATTTGACCAAGACGGTCAGTTGCGCGACAATCATGCACAGACCTTTACATTGTCAGAAATCGAACTTCACAAGCCTTACGCGCTCGTAATGAGTACCTGCGCAGGCGCGTGGCGCTACCTGATCGGCGATGTGGTCAGGTTTGTCAACAACGACCCTTATGAGCTGATCATCGATGGTCGCACCAAGCATTTTCTCAGCTTGGTCGGCGAGCACCTCAGCGTAGACAATATGACCCATGCCCTCGCCAACACTGCGGATCGGCTCGGTCTGAATTTTCCGGAATTTGGTGTGACCGGCATCCCCTATGAAGGCAGGTTTGGGCATCAATGGTACATAGCCTGTGACGAACCGGCGGATGCGGCCAAGGTGCAGCAAGTGCTTGACGAGGAATTGGCCAAAGTCAATGACGACTATGCTGTGGAAAGGAAACATGCATTGGCCTACATGTTTGTCAAGCTGCTTCCCAGCAGGGTTTTTATCGACTACCTTGACAAGTTGGGTAAGCTGGGCGCACAGAGCAAGTTTCCGCGGGTATTGAAGGGCAAGCAGTTGGAGAGTTGGATGGAATACCTGAATCTCCGGGGATTGGCCTGA